From the genome of Candidatus Dadabacteria bacterium:
GGAAGCCCTGATCAAGGCTCTTGGTCTAGGTTTTACCCTTGATGTGTCTCAGTTTGAGGTGCCACAAGCCTTGCAGCGGGGGAAAATGAGCATGTTCCGCTTCCCACAGCTGCCGGAAGTACACTGGCGCGTCGAATACATCGGCAACGAGGATTTCTCAGCAGCCATCGCGCACGAACTTGTCCCGTCCCAATTGGGCGAGCGGTCATTACAGCGGCTAAGCGGTGACGTGTCAGAAAAACGAGGAATTTGCCAGTGACTTCAGAAATCGTATGGGAGGTACCTGAACCGCTTTCCACTCACGATGTCCGCGTGGACGACGAAACCGTCATTACGCTGCGGCAACATGGAAACCCGTCGGGACCGCGGCTCGTTCTGAGCCACGGCAACGGTCTCGCAACCGACCTTTATTACCCGTTCTGGTCACTCCTAGTCGACGATTTCGACCTTATAATCTACGATCTCAGAAACCATGGCTGGAACCCGGTAAGCGGTCTTGAAAACCATAGTCTTCCAACATTGGCTCAGGACAACGACACCATTCTTGAGGCTGTCGACCTTCACTATGGAGCAAAGCCCAGAATAGGTGTGTTCCACTCAGTTGCGGCTCTGGCGACTCTGCTATCACCCAAAAAGGGCGGCGACTTTGCAGCCCGGGTCCTGTTCGACCCGCCTGTCTGCAAACCTGGCCGGAGCTTTAAGGATTATGAAGATATCGCAAAACGTATGGCCAAAACGATCCGTCAAAGCACAAGTCAGTTTAAAACCACGCAGGAACTTGTGGACATTCTTCCTTACATTCCAGCCTGGCAGCACGTGGTGCCAGGGGTATTCGACCTTTACGCAAGAACAACCCTGCGTGAGCGTGCGAATGGAGAGGGGTATGAACCTCGCTGCCCTCCTGAGTACCAGGCGCAATTAATAGAGTACGCCAGCGCCTTC
Proteins encoded in this window:
- a CDS encoding alpha/beta hydrolase, with protein sequence MPVTSEIVWEVPEPLSTHDVRVDDETVITLRQHGNPSGPRLVLSHGNGLATDLYYPFWSLLVDDFDLIIYDLRNHGWNPVSGLENHSLPTLAQDNDTILEAVDLHYGAKPRIGVFHSVAALATLLSPKKGGDFAARVLFDPPVCKPGRSFKDYEDIAKRMAKTIRQSTSQFKTTQELVDILPYIPAWQHVVPGVFDLYARTTLRERANGEGYEPRCPPEYQAQLIEYASAFAVLVDFQSLLCPTKVIGADPTLPYSYLPTLDLSDMSTVDYDFLPDTTHLLLLEKPQECVRSMLEFIEPIITT